The Terriglobus tenax genome contains a region encoding:
- a CDS encoding lactonase family protein, producing MKLSLSGRLLLACVVSLSLIAGMTACGGGTVGFMWVLGTQFNQVDGFKIDNFTGNLTKIVHAPFSAGGTNPVSIVVRPGGRWVYVINKGVLPTSTTAATAGSISIYSVGGDGVLSYQLNQSSQGTNPIWAQIDSTGNYLYVLDALSNQADQSQFVGTGVGAITVFAISGTTGRLTLVQNQQTKCTTAACNGQQLNYFPVGANPTMSKFFSSGYLFTLNAGDSTTSPSVTAYQQNSTNGQLTLVTNSTTQIGSVGTKISSITSNGTYVYLTDVTNNQIYAYTVNSGALQPVTGSPFPNLSPATTPVWTLVDSGGKFLYVLNQGTTSVQTVSSSISAFVIDTQGRLSRLADSSNPYPVGSGPVCMVQDPTNQYVYTSNQNDSTVTGFIINRNTGQLSGLTRGSTFPTVGNPTCLVVSGNTR from the coding sequence ATGAAGTTGAGTCTGTCTGGCCGGCTGTTGCTGGCTTGTGTTGTGTCACTGTCACTGATCGCCGGTATGACCGCCTGCGGCGGTGGCACCGTAGGTTTTATGTGGGTTCTGGGCACGCAGTTTAACCAGGTTGACGGTTTCAAAATCGACAACTTCACCGGAAACCTCACAAAGATCGTCCACGCTCCGTTCAGCGCTGGTGGCACCAATCCGGTGTCCATCGTCGTGCGCCCGGGCGGTCGCTGGGTCTACGTCATCAATAAGGGCGTACTTCCCACCAGCACCACCGCCGCAACCGCCGGCAGCATCTCCATCTACAGCGTAGGTGGCGACGGCGTCCTGAGCTACCAGCTCAACCAGTCCAGCCAGGGAACCAACCCCATCTGGGCGCAGATTGATTCCACCGGCAACTACCTCTACGTTCTGGATGCTCTGTCCAACCAGGCCGACCAGAGCCAGTTCGTCGGCACCGGTGTGGGCGCCATCACGGTCTTCGCCATCTCCGGCACCACCGGACGTCTGACCCTTGTGCAGAACCAGCAGACCAAGTGCACCACGGCGGCCTGCAACGGTCAGCAGTTGAACTACTTCCCCGTCGGCGCAAACCCGACGATGTCGAAGTTCTTCTCCTCCGGTTACCTGTTCACGCTCAACGCCGGTGACTCGACCACCAGTCCCAGCGTCACCGCCTACCAGCAGAACAGCACCAACGGCCAGCTCACCCTGGTCACCAACTCGACCACGCAGATCGGCTCCGTCGGCACCAAGATCTCGTCGATCACCAGCAACGGCACCTACGTTTACCTGACCGACGTCACCAACAACCAGATCTACGCCTACACGGTCAACAGCGGCGCTCTGCAGCCGGTCACCGGCAGCCCGTTCCCGAACCTCTCGCCGGCTACCACCCCGGTCTGGACGCTCGTCGATAGCGGCGGCAAGTTCCTCTACGTCCTCAACCAGGGCACTACCTCGGTCCAGACGGTCAGCAGCAGCATCTCCGCATTCGTCATCGACACCCAGGGACGTCTGTCCCGTCTGGCTGACAGCAGCAATCCCTACCCGGTTGGCTCCGGCCCCGTCTGCATGGTGCAGGACCCCACCAATCAGTACGTCTACACCTCCAACCAGAATGACTCGACCGTCACTGGCTTCATCATCAACCGGAACACTGGCCAGCTGTCCGGCCTCACCCGTGGCTCCACCTTCCCGACCGTCGGCAATCCAACCTGCCTGGTCGTAAGCGGAAATACGAGGTAA